The following DNA comes from Anopheles coustani chromosome 2, idAnoCousDA_361_x.2, whole genome shotgun sequence.
GAATCTTTTTTTCAACTGCCTGTTaagttattttatgtttaaaacatacacacatatcATTCCGGAAAAGAATACTATCTCAAGATTGTTGGAGCCATTAAAACGGGAAAGACTACTATAACCATGGGTTCCtcctctgtacgagaggacttgACTAATCACACatacaaagggaaaaagtctagtaAAGATTATGGGGGAGGGGAATACCATGACAAGATTGTGATTAAAGCAATACCAGATGTGTTCAATGAgacaggaaaaaaataaatatacgcTTGTAAGCTGTTGTTTCATCTTAGCTTGTTGTTGTCAGTATTTCCCAAGGTGTTTAAAAGTGCTTAATTAAATGTTACAACTAAAGATAAACGGGCCTGCCATCCTAGCTGTACTACAACGTTTAGGTTTCTTTGGCATGCGATACCACAGTATCACACTAGAAGTACGTTCACAGATGTTTAATAGAACAATGCTACTCTTCTTTACTTACATAACACGAATAAAAATTTCACAATATCACACGATTACTAAGCGTACTTCAAGTAAATTTCACAATACTCCACGCAATGCCTGCTGACTTGAACTTGTTGTTCAATTTCTTCGGCTCAAACTGTGGTTTTGCAAGCAAACAGAGCGGCAcccaaacattaaacaaagcGATAACGTACCACCATCGAACACGCGGGTTTATTGCCTCGGTTGAAGCAGCTCCAGTGGGTCGGtattaatttacatttcacCACTCTTCGTAACGACTCCGTACCGACTACCGACCATGTCTGCAGTAGTTTTCCATCGGAGCTGGAAATAACCGGTTACAGCATCCTCGCCGTGCCGTATCAGGTGCCCCATCGTGTCGGTGCACCGCGGGGTCAGCCGAAGTAAACCGATCGGCCGCCCGTAACCTAGATGCACCGTTCCGCAAAGGATCTGGATTGAACCATCGGCTCCGAACCGGTGTGGACCAGATGTGCGACAGATCGGATGTGTATGGAACCGACCGACTGCCGGTGCATCCCTCATGTGCTGACAAACAATGACATTGCCGGCGGGGAGACGGGTTCTACTTTCATTGATAATCGATCTGGCATCGATCGATCATGCTATGCTGTTAAGGGACACGCTTGCACCAGCTGATCTACACGAGCAGTCACGCAAGCGCACTTTCTCTCCCGTCATCGCCGAGCCGGTTCGGACCGGTACCCGAACCCATAAATAGCATCCTCGGCCGATCGGGACTGGGACTGGGTGAACTCGTGACGCCAAGTAAACATAACACATCGCGATTCGGCTGTGCGAGTTCTACGCCATCGTAATCATATTCCAGAACGCTGCCGAATGTCGAGCGGGTCAAAACAGATCACTTTGGGGCTTGGCACGGGGCTCCCTCTAGGCGGCGTCATTGTGTTCGTGTTACGCGTAATGGGCCTTTGAGGTTCTATCAATTTAAATACAACAGTCAGCAAATTTATGACCCGCTCCCCCCGTCTTCCCCGGGCTGCGGTGATTACATCGGATGAAGTCAACTCCTAGAGGTGCCCGGACGACGTAAGGCATCCAGCGGCGATCTGCTATAGGTACGATTATCAACATACGGACGGGCTGCACGGCCTGGATTGGCGGCCCTAATCACCGTACACAGATGCACACACCCGTGGCGTGGCATGATGCAGCATCCCGACCGTTAAGTGATAGGGATTCTTTTCGGCCACACTCCGGCGACCTCCGCCGGCGTGTTGGGGGCTCGGTGTATAAATAATGGGTCCGATCGCGATCGGACGATCAGTTCAGTGCCTACCAGCTGTCAACGCTGTACCAGAGTGGGTGCCGGGATCTAGTTGTGTTCGTCCTGGTGGACGGTTTACTCAGCAGTGCCAAAATAGAAAATTGCGTTGGAAAACATGAGTGGCGCAGTGAATGGaactggaaaaacaaacggagtGCATGTAAGTATGTGAACTGTTGTTGAATACTGGTTTCGATGCAGACTTACGTTGTTCCTTTTCAATCGTGACGAAGTGACGTGTCGAGTTTGTAGATATCGCAGTATGCATTGATGGTGTCTCCAAAGCCTTCTTAGATCTGTTTTAAAATTGCTCATgacgagtgtttgtgtgtttccaCCTCTCCAGAGCGCCTCCACCAATGGCCACCAACATCCGGAGGATCTAAAGATTGCCATCATCGGCCAGAGCAACTTTGCCGCCGAGGTGCTCGAGGTGCTGCTCGAGCGAGAGCACATGGTAGTCGGTGTGTTCACCATCGCCGATAAGGGCTCCCGGGAGGACGTCCTGGCGACGACGGCCCGGCAGCATCGCATACCGGTGTTCAAGTTCCCGGCCTGGCGCCGTAAGGGGGTCCCCATACCGGAAGTGCTCGAGCAGTACCGGTCGGTCGGGGCAAACCTCAATGTGCTACCCTTCTGTAGTCAGTTCATCCCGATGGAGGTGATCGATGGAGCGTCGTTCGGGAGCATCTGCTACCATCCgtcgctgctgccgctgcacCGCGGTGCCAGTGCCATCTCCTGGACGCTGATCAACGGTGACGAGCGGGccgggttttccattttctggGCCGACGACGGGCTGGACACGGGCCCGGTGCTGCTGCAGAAGCAGTGCCCGGTGTACGGCGACGATACGCTCGACTCGCTGTACAAGCGGTTCCTCTACCCGGAGGGCGTGACGTCGATGGCGGAAGCGGTGGACATGATCGCCGCCGGGACGGCTCCAAAGATTCCGCAAACGGAAATCGGTGCCAGCTACGATCCGGCGCTGTTCCGAGAGGAGAACCAATACGTTAACCTCAACCAGTCAGCGGTAGCGGTGTTTAACTTTATCCGTGGTCTCGATTCGGTCCCGGGAGCGTTGGCGATTGTCGAAACGGAATCAGGCACGGAGGTTCCCGTGCGATTGTTCGGAGCATCACTATGCGCACGGAGATCCTTCGCCAATGCCAAACAAATCCAATTCAAAGGAACCACCGAGCCGGCGTACGTGTGCAAGGAAGGAATCTTTATCACCGGCACGGATGGACGCTTGGTGAAGGTGAAGCGCCTCAAGCGGGGCAATAAGGTGATTCAGGCCAGCCAGTGGTTTGAGCAGGCGAACGCCAAACCGGCCGCTCCGCTCGAGCTGACCGAGAAGGAGCTCGAATCGGACGCCATCCTGCGGGGAATTTGGAAGGCGATCCTCAAGGTGGAGATCGAGCCGGAAACGGACTTCTTCGCGTGCGGCGCCGGCTCCATGGATGTCGTACGCCTGGTGGAGGAGGTAAAGGACACCCTCGAGGTGCCGATTAGCAACGAAACCCTTTTCATGGCTCCGACGTACGGTGAGTTCATGCAGGAAGTGGTGCTTCGGTTGCGCAGTGGCAACGATTCGGTTGGAGTCGGTGCAAACATTGGATACGACTTTCGACACGTGGTGCTTAAGGCGAACCGAAGGGAAATTGTTGTCCCCACGCAGATGTTTGTGGGTGGCCGGTTCGTCGATGCCGAGGGTGGCAAAACACTTCCAATTGTAAATCCCACGACGGAACAGCCTATTTGCGAGGTAGCCGCCGCTTCGAAGGGTGATGTCGATGAGGCGGTGAAGAGTGCCGATGAGGCATTCAAGACCGTGTGGACGAACGTGTCGGCTCGTGAACGGGGTCAGATGATGTTCCGGTTGGCCGAGCTGATGGAACAACACAAGGAGGAACTGGCGACGATCGAATCGATTGACTCGGGAGCTGTCTATACACTCGCGCTGAAGACCCACGTTGGTATGTCGATCGATGCGTGGCGTTACTATGCCGGTTGGGCGGACAAGATCGAGGGAACCACTATCCCGGTAAGCCCGGCACGGCCGAACCACGTCCTGACGTTTACCAAACGGGAACCGATCGGTGTATGCGCGCTCATCACCCCCTGGAACTATCCGCTCATGATGCTCTCGTGGAAGATGGCGGCGTGCATTGCGGCCGGCAACACGGTCGTCATCAAGCCGGCCCAGGTGTGTCCAATGACGGCGCTCAAGTTTGCCGAGCTGACGGTTCGGGCCGGGTTCCCACCCGGCGTCATCAACGTCGTCACCGGGACCGGTTCCCTGGCGGGGCAAGCGTTGGCCGACCATCCGCTGGTGCGCAAGCTCGGCTTCACCGGCTCGACACCGATCGGCAAGCGCATCATGGCGTCGTGCGCTGAGTCGAACATTAAAAAGTGCTCGATGGAGCTCGGTGGCAAGTCA
Coding sequences within:
- the LOC131264124 gene encoding cytosolic 10-formyltetrahydrofolate dehydrogenase codes for the protein MSGAVNGTGKTNGVHSASTNGHQHPEDLKIAIIGQSNFAAEVLEVLLEREHMVVGVFTIADKGSREDVLATTARQHRIPVFKFPAWRRKGVPIPEVLEQYRSVGANLNVLPFCSQFIPMEVIDGASFGSICYHPSLLPLHRGASAISWTLINGDERAGFSIFWADDGLDTGPVLLQKQCPVYGDDTLDSLYKRFLYPEGVTSMAEAVDMIAAGTAPKIPQTEIGASYDPALFREENQYVNLNQSAVAVFNFIRGLDSVPGALAIVETESGTEVPVRLFGASLCARRSFANAKQIQFKGTTEPAYVCKEGIFITGTDGRLVKVKRLKRGNKVIQASQWFEQANAKPAAPLELTEKELESDAILRGIWKAILKVEIEPETDFFACGAGSMDVVRLVEEVKDTLEVPISNETLFMAPTYGEFMQEVVLRLRSGNDSVGVGANIGYDFRHVVLKANRREIVVPTQMFVGGRFVDAEGGKTLPIVNPTTEQPICEVAAASKGDVDEAVKSADEAFKTVWTNVSARERGQMMFRLAELMEQHKEELATIESIDSGAVYTLALKTHVGMSIDAWRYYAGWADKIEGTTIPVSPARPNHVLTFTKREPIGVCALITPWNYPLMMLSWKMAACIAAGNTVVIKPAQVCPMTALKFAELTVRAGFPPGVINVVTGTGSLAGQALADHPLVRKLGFTGSTPIGKRIMASCAESNIKKCSMELGGKSPLVIFADCDLEKAVRLGMSAVFFNKGENCIAAGRLFVEDRVHDEFVRKVVKGIRTMKIGDPLDRATAHGPQNHLAHLQKLQEYCTVGVKEGATLVCGGKRVPHLKGLFFEPTVFTDVEDHMYIAQEESFGPIMVISKFHSSDFEALVARANNTEYGLASGVFTKDIQKALLFAEKVEAGTVFINTYNKTDVAAPFGGFKQSGFGKDLGKEALNEYLKTKCVTVEY